A single region of the Micropterus dolomieu isolate WLL.071019.BEF.003 ecotype Adirondacks unplaced genomic scaffold, ASM2129224v1 contig_12961, whole genome shotgun sequence genome encodes:
- the card14 gene encoding caspase recruitment domain-containing protein 14 gives MAGECVPEVPDLGEMDEEELWELINDNRHRISLGVRPCILIPYLRQARVLSEMDEDEILSCHNLTNRSMRTSYMLDLLRTQGRNGAVALLESLMIHYPTLYTQVTGRKPSTEPSRFSGLIKYSELTEYLVRAVTVMQKELQEARCEAGRMSARCASLESEIGQIMEQEEKSRCLQSENERIRRQLCSLQHEVTKLKDEKCELYMRYTAAMEEKSAVNMRLHDLNLQVYQLQTELQKVQTENKIQKQHSLRCASSAETPQLQEEVRSLRCQLVKAEKLDPARQDILAQDLAEAIDSQVELAEQLRCYREENEKLLTEKQGLLDQKELLSLQVQQLTLDCNMHQQKNTVIQNQSRELQAERDQAYLSRDEAQAMIARILAEKDTLRCQLVELQEKVFSLQGKRSPRDQRQSCDEREVDWESPTSSYEQCSIPTRRRLCRMDAVNPMSLSPSSSECEDAAASSVRSHTAEPPSAESLRRRKESLYTDISLETALADSLLDDFVFLPSVGSEDKLTPKLSSSSDGLSRTSAPPFLMRSRPRAIRVNGRVLSISLQGDALLSQLAVIGGNKTGVFVHQVTEGSAAHTVGISPGAQIVEVKYEQNQKALRMVLEDSTLEEAMWALGQVTGLCHLSLRPRQADYEMLLQQLQSSETSSGDSFYVRVNMSLPAGPNGTLTVFCNDILHVTNTRPTGTDDSWHASQVHPCQLLDLQSGTLPNYYRAQRLLIQAIEDMSFQTKKSLKAWRVMAQNEEKAVRIVSTGRQGRNPLWVSVEDEQNKSTDSDTSAPKCCLSLMPYTLVTPHYPPTCRPVLLLPTILGRVLDNKLAGWRGFQLCEPEVLSSTEYAARLQKSEILEDCEQGRDCYYTLQSVEKVMTKGIHCVLPLGLDCVRRLHRAEIFPIIIFISQSARSARKLRSKLQLPSRWEEQLLACSRSEEPLLDKLPCLYHSVAADSWCDPTSLMTNLRTIIWGEQKKIVWVEPDLF, from the exons ATGGCGGGGGAGTGTGTTCCCGAGGTTCCAGACCTGGGAGAGATGGACGAGGAGGAACTGTGGGAACTGATTAATGACAACCGACACAGAATCTCCCTGGGAGTGCGGCCGTGCATCTTGATCCCGTACCTAAGGCAGGCCAGGGTGCTCTCTGAGATGGACGAGGATGAGATCCTCTCCTGCCACAACCTGACCAACCGCAGCATGAGAACCA GCTATATGCTGGATCTGCTGAGGACCCAGGGGAGGAATGGCGCTGTGGCCTTGCTGGAGAGCCTAATGATCCACTACCCAACCTTGTACACCCAAGTCACTGGACGCAAACCCAGCACTGAGCCTTCAAGATTCAGCG GCCTGATAAAGTACTCGGAGCTGACAGAGTATCTGGTCAGAGCAGTAACGGTTATGCAGAAGGAGCTCCAGGAGGCGCGCTGTGAGGCTGGCAGAATGAGTGCACGCTGTGCCTCCCTGGAGTCGGAGATTGGGCAGATaatggagcaggaggagaagtcCAGATGCCTTCAGTCTGAAAATGAACGCATAAGGAGACAGTTGTGCTCTTTGCAACATGAAGTCACCAAGCTGAAGGATGAGAAGTGTGAGTTGTATATGCGCTACACTGCAGCCATGGAGGAGAAATCAGCTGTGAACATGCGCCTCCATGACCTCAACCTGCAG GTGTATCAACTGCAGACTGAGCTGCAGAAGGTGCAAACGGAGAATAAGATCCAGAAGCAGCACTCGCTCAGGTGTGCTTCCTCTGCTGAGACTCCACAACTGCAGGAGGAAGTCAGGAGTCTGCGCTGCCAGCTGGTGAAGGCGGAAAAGCTGGACCCA GCTCGTCAAGACATCCTGGCTCAGGATCTGGCCGAGGCCATAGACAGCCAGGTGGAGCTTGCGGAACAGCTCAGGTGTTACAGAGAGGAGAATGAAAAACTGCTCACAGAGAAACAAGGG CTTTTGGATCAGAAGGAGCTCCTGAGCCTCCAGGTGCAGCAGCTCACCCTGGACTGTAACATGCACCAGCAGAAGAACACTGTGATCCAGAACCAGTCGAGAGAGCTGCAGGCGGAGAGAGACCAA GCATACCTGTCGAGAGACGAGGCCCAGGCCATGATCGCCCGCATCCTGGCCGAGAAGGACACCCTGAGGTGTCAGCTGGTGGAGCTCCAGGAGAAAGTCTTCAGCCTGCAGGGCAAACGTAGCCCCAGAGATCAACGGCAGAGTTGTGAT gagagagaggtggactggGAGAGTCCAACATCCAGTTATGAACAATGTTCAATCCCAACTAGACGTAGACTTTGCCGCATGGATGCAGTCAATCCCATGTCACTGAGTCCCAGCAGTTCagag tGTGAAGATGCTGCGGCAAGTAGTGTCCGATCCCACACCGCAGAGCCCCCCAGTGCAGAGTCTCTCCGTAGGAGGAAGGAATCTCTATATACAGacatcag ccTGGAAACAGCACTGGCTGATTCTCTATTGGATGACTTTGTGTTTCTCCCCAGTG TGGGAAGTGAAGACAAGCTGACACCAAAACTTTCCTCCAGCAGTGATGG cctgtcaaGAACTTCGGCCCCTCCCTTCCTGATGCGTTCTCGTCCGAGAGCAATTCGTGTCAACGGCCGTGTTCTCAGCATCTCCCTCCAGGGGGACGCGCTGCTCAGCCAGCTGGCAGTGATAGGAGGCAATAAGACTGGAGTGTTTGTGCACCAGGTGACCGAAGGGAGCGCTGCCCACACTGTCGGCATCAGCCCTGGGGCACAGATAGTGGAG GTGAAGTATGAGCAGAACCAGAAGGCTCTGAGGATGGTGCTGGAGGATTCGACTTTAGAGGAAGCTATGTGGGCTCTTGGCCAGGTCACAGGCCTCTGTCACCTCTCCCTTCGGCCCAGACAAGCTG ACTATgagatgctgctgcagcagctgcagagcagTGAGACATCGTCCGGAGACTCCTTCTACGTACGCGTCAACATGTCCCTCCCTGCTGGCCCCAACGGAACCCTGACCGTGTTCTGCAACGACATCCTTCATGTGACTAACACACGACCCACTGGCACTGACGACTCATGGCACGCCAGCCAAGTTCACCCCTGTCAGCTACTGGACCTCCAGAGCGGAACCCTACCCAACTATTACAG GGCACAGCGACTTCTGATTCAAGCAATTGAAGACATGAGCTTTCAAACAAAGAAGTCGCTAAAG GCTTGGCGTGTGATGGCCCAGAATGAGGAAAAGGCAGTGAGGATTGTCAGCACCGGGCGCCAGGGCAGGAACCCACTGTGGGTCAGCGTGGAGGATGAACAGAACAAGAGCACAGACTCAG ATACATCTGCACCCAAATGTTGTCTATCCCTCATGCCGTACACCCTGGTCACACCCCACTACCCGCCCACCTGCAGGCCTGTCCTGCTGCTGCCCACCATTCTGGGACGCGTCCTGGACAACAAGCTGGCAGGCTGGCGGGGTTTCCAGCTCTGTGAGCCTG AGGTGCTGAGCTCCACTGAGTATGCGGCCCGGCTGCAGAAGTCTGAGATCCTGGAGGACTGTGAGCAGGGACGAGACTGTTACTACACCCTGCAGAGTGTCGAGAAGGTCATGACGAAG GGGATCCACTGCGTGCTGCCGCTGGGGCTGGACTGCGTGCGTCGGCTGCACCGAGCCGAGATCTTCCCAATTATCATCTTCATCAGCCAGTCTGCGCGGAGTGCACGCAAACTGAG gtcaaagctgcagctccccAGCCGGTGGGAGGAGCAGCTGCTGGCGTGTTCGAGGAGCGAGGAGCCCCTGCTGGACAAGCTGCCGTGTCTGTATCACAGCGTGGCTGCAGACTCCTGGTGTGACCCCACCTCCCTGATGACCAACCTGCGCACCATCATCTGGGGGGAGCAGAAGAAGATCGTCTGGGTGGAGCCTGACCTGTTTtga